The following proteins are co-located in the Sulfurovum sp. TSL6 genome:
- a CDS encoding SAM-dependent methyltransferase: MRFSEYMNEWLYGEEGYYKKFKAIGKSGDFYTAVSTSSFFGASIANYFYALLKEGKADRNGWLIEIGAHQGYLICDMIQWLYTCDPALVKTLKFGIVERQPEVQKAQLAYIQERFGDDVQITHFNDIAEVKAAYAFVVANEIFDAFPCELFKDEKIALVNEHQIEWTEAPAEMLNWVKKHHLKQGEIAVGYEVFAKEMAAGIEKCDFVSFDYGEKYVRNDFSIRVYRAHETFPLFDEDLTLSESYQKDDITYDVNFGHVSEAFVAAGFEEVSYETQARALIRFGIIDILERFAKQTTQAKYMSEADKIKTLISPTMMGDRFKLVHFRK; the protein is encoded by the coding sequence ATGCGATTTAGTGAGTATATGAATGAGTGGCTTTATGGAGAAGAGGGCTATTATAAAAAGTTCAAAGCTATAGGTAAATCTGGAGATTTCTATACGGCTGTCAGTACCAGCAGTTTTTTTGGAGCAAGTATTGCCAATTATTTCTATGCGCTTTTAAAAGAAGGTAAGGCAGATAGAAACGGATGGCTGATAGAGATAGGCGCACACCAGGGATATCTGATCTGTGATATGATTCAGTGGCTCTATACTTGTGACCCGGCTTTGGTTAAAACACTTAAGTTTGGTATCGTAGAGCGTCAGCCTGAAGTACAAAAGGCACAATTGGCTTATATTCAAGAGCGTTTTGGTGATGATGTACAGATCACACATTTTAATGACATTGCAGAAGTAAAAGCAGCCTATGCTTTTGTAGTAGCCAATGAAATTTTCGATGCTTTCCCTTGTGAGCTTTTCAAAGATGAAAAGATAGCGCTGGTAAACGAGCATCAGATAGAGTGGACAGAAGCACCTGCAGAGATGCTGAACTGGGTTAAGAAACATCATTTAAAACAAGGTGAAATCGCCGTAGGCTATGAAGTGTTTGCAAAAGAGATGGCAGCGGGTATAGAAAAATGTGATTTTGTCTCTTTTGATTATGGTGAAAAGTATGTACGTAATGACTTCTCCATACGTGTCTATAGAGCACATGAAACCTTTCCTCTATTTGATGAAGATCTTACTTTGTCTGAATCCTATCAAAAAGATGACATTACGTATGATGTGAACTTTGGACATGTGAGCGAAGCATTTGTAGCAGCAGGTTTTGAAGAAGTCTCCTATGAGACACAAGCGCGTGCTTTAATACGTTTTGGGATTATTGATATTCTTGAACGTTTTGCCAAACAAACAACGCAGGCAAAATATATGAGTGAAGCAGATAAGATAAAAACACTGATATCTCCCACGATGATGGGAGACAGATTTAAATTGGTACATTTCAGAAAGTAG